From a single Synergistales bacterium genomic region:
- a CDS encoding antitoxin: MPTMKLRKVGGSVMMTLPPSVLDMLHLGAGSSVSLKMEDNRLIVEPEQRRYTLQELLAQSEEAGERTAEEQEWLDGRSEGRELL, from the coding sequence ATGCCCACAATGAAACTCCGCAAGGTAGGAGGATCGGTGATGATGACTCTGCCGCCCTCCGTGCTGGATATGCTGCATCTGGGAGCAGGATCCAGTGTGAGTTTGAAAATGGAGGATAACAGACTGATCGTTGAGCCGGAACAACGGCGGTATACATTGCAGGAGTTGCTTGCACAGAGCGAGGAAGCAGGAGAGCGGACTGCCGAAGAACAGGAATGGCTCGACGGAAGGTCTGAAGGCAGAGAGCTGCTGTAA
- a CDS encoding amidohydrolase: MAQEEHQETIRLRHHFHSHPELSWKEIETSRTVAEMLGDFGYENIRTGAKGTESGVAADLNVGKEGRCVALRADMDALPVQEQNDLPYRSQNDGVMHACGHDSHISMLLTAAKNLARVKDDLPGRVRIIFQPAEEYGIESGADYMTREGVLDGVDAIAGCHIWSPLETGKMAYRYGPTMASCDKWQVNIRGAGGHGAMPHLAVDPTIAASNFVSTLQTVVSREVDPLETVVVSIGSMHAGSAFNVIPEEAEIIGNYRAFDPGRRAALPNISQRILDGICAALRCEGELELTPFVSPVINEKHTTDIVRETGEAMLGAENVEETPLVMVSEDFSFYQEKIPGTFFFVGCRNPGKGTDVAHHHPRFNVDDDALPGGVALLSGFAYNYLTRGQ, encoded by the coding sequence ATGGCCCAGGAGGAGCACCAGGAGACCATCCGGCTGCGGCACCACTTCCACAGCCACCCCGAGCTCTCCTGGAAGGAGATCGAAACCAGCAGAACGGTGGCGGAGATGCTCGGCGACTTCGGCTACGAGAACATCCGCACCGGCGCCAAGGGGACGGAAAGCGGCGTGGCGGCCGATCTGAACGTCGGCAAGGAAGGCAGATGCGTGGCGCTGCGGGCCGATATGGACGCCCTGCCCGTGCAGGAGCAGAACGACCTGCCCTACCGGTCGCAGAACGACGGCGTCATGCACGCCTGCGGCCACGACTCCCACATCTCCATGCTCCTCACGGCGGCGAAGAACCTCGCCAGGGTGAAAGACGACCTCCCCGGCCGGGTGCGGATCATCTTCCAGCCCGCCGAGGAGTACGGCATCGAATCCGGCGCCGACTACATGACCCGCGAGGGCGTGCTGGACGGTGTGGACGCCATCGCCGGGTGTCATATCTGGTCGCCCCTGGAGACGGGGAAGATGGCCTACCGGTACGGCCCCACCATGGCCTCCTGCGACAAGTGGCAGGTGAACATCAGGGGCGCCGGCGGCCACGGCGCCATGCCCCACCTCGCCGTGGATCCCACCATCGCGGCCAGCAACTTCGTCTCCACCCTCCAGACGGTGGTCAGCCGCGAGGTGGACCCCCTGGAGACGGTGGTGGTGAGCATCGGCAGCATGCACGCCGGGTCGGCCTTCAACGTGATCCCCGAGGAGGCGGAGATCATCGGCAACTACCGTGCCTTCGACCCCGGACGCCGGGCCGCACTCCCCAATATCTCGCAGCGCATCCTCGACGGCATCTGCGCCGCCCTGCGCTGCGAAGGGGAGCTTGAGCTGACGCCCTTTGTCTCGCCGGTGATCAACGAAAAGCACACCACGGACATCGTCAGGGAGACCGGCGAGGCCATGCTCGGCGCGGAGAACGTGGAGGAGACGCCGCTGGTGATGGTCTCCGAGGACTTCAGCTTCTACCAGGAGAAGATCCCCGGCACCTTCTTCTTCGTAGGCTGCCGGAACCCCGGGAAGGGCACCGACGTCGCCCACCACCACCCGCGGTTCAACGTGGACGACGACGCGCTCCCGGGCGGCGTGGCGCTGCTCTCGGGCTTTGCGTACAACTACCTCACCAGAGGACAGTAG
- a CDS encoding TIGR00725 family protein has protein sequence MTDANVRPPVVSVIGSSTPSEELYEAARTLGRLLAEQGITVVCGGRGGVMEGVCRGVAEGGGFSVGLLPHSLEEANPWVSLPIVTGLGEARNLAVATAGQVVAALDGGFGTLSEIAFALRAGKPIVAYKTFQVRDEQGDPVPLTAVESPEEAAEAVVELLRKRAER, from the coding sequence ATGACGGATGCAAATGTTCGCCCCCCTGTGGTCAGCGTGATCGGCTCCTCCACGCCTTCGGAGGAGCTCTACGAAGCGGCCCGTACACTGGGCCGCCTCCTGGCGGAACAGGGGATCACCGTCGTCTGCGGCGGCAGGGGGGGCGTGATGGAAGGTGTCTGCCGGGGCGTCGCCGAGGGAGGCGGCTTTTCCGTCGGCCTGCTGCCCCATTCGCTGGAGGAGGCCAATCCCTGGGTCTCCCTGCCTATCGTGACAGGCCTGGGTGAAGCCAGGAACCTCGCTGTCGCCACTGCCGGACAGGTGGTGGCGGCCCTGGACGGCGGCTTCGGGACGCTTTCGGAGATCGCCTTCGCCCTCCGGGCGGGCAAACCGATCGTGGCCTACAAGACATTCCAGGTCCGGGACGAGCAGGGTGATCCCGTGCCCCTGACCGCTGTGGAGAGCCCCGAGGAGGCGGCGGAGGCTGTCGTGGAGCTGCTGCGGAAGAGGGCCGAACGGTGA
- a CDS encoding dihydrodipicolinate reductase — translation MQDSHGTSVPTGQNVFTADGIRAVIVGLGAMGCGIARLLLERGVEIVAAADTDPAKEGRDLGEILELGEKTGVAVGTVEEAAGAAAEIALLATSSFVREVRPEILRLVASGKNVISIAEEMAYPQAADPETAAELDAAAGDRGVTILGTGINPGFVLDTLILALTGPCTKVDAVKARRVNDLSPFGATVMATQGVGVPPEAFRQGVGEGRITGHIGFRQSVRMVADALGWKLDEIAETREPIVSTVVRETPRIRVDPGMVAGCNHTARGIVAGRAVITLEHPQQVSPHLEGVETGDYIRIEGVPQAVDMVISPEIPGGVGTTAMAVNMIPHVLAAPPGLTSMLDLPLPRAWSGDSVPDLG, via the coding sequence ATGCAAGACAGCCACGGCACATCCGTGCCAACCGGACAGAATGTTTTTACGGCTGACGGTATCCGGGCAGTCATCGTCGGCCTGGGGGCCATGGGATGCGGCATCGCCAGGCTCCTGCTGGAACGGGGCGTGGAGATCGTCGCCGCAGCCGACACCGACCCGGCCAAAGAGGGGCGGGATCTGGGGGAGATCCTGGAATTGGGGGAGAAAACGGGCGTTGCCGTGGGTACCGTCGAAGAAGCCGCCGGGGCCGCGGCGGAGATCGCCCTGCTGGCCACCAGCTCCTTTGTCCGGGAGGTCCGGCCGGAGATCCTGCGGCTCGTGGCCTCGGGCAAGAACGTCATCTCCATCGCCGAGGAGATGGCCTACCCGCAGGCCGCCGATCCGGAGACCGCGGCCGAGCTCGACGCTGCCGCCGGGGACCGGGGCGTCACCATCCTCGGCACAGGCATCAACCCGGGCTTCGTCCTGGATACGCTCATCCTCGCTCTCACCGGCCCCTGCACAAAGGTGGATGCCGTTAAGGCCCGGCGGGTCAACGATCTCTCGCCCTTCGGCGCCACCGTCATGGCCACCCAGGGCGTGGGAGTTCCGCCGGAAGCGTTCCGGCAGGGCGTGGGGGAAGGCCGGATCACCGGTCACATCGGCTTCCGGCAGTCGGTGCGCATGGTCGCCGACGCCCTGGGCTGGAAGCTGGACGAGATTGCCGAGACCAGGGAGCCCATTGTCTCCACGGTGGTCCGGGAGACACCGCGGATCCGCGTCGATCCCGGCATGGTGGCGGGCTGCAACCACACCGCCCGGGGCATCGTCGCCGGCCGGGCCGTGATCACCCTGGAGCATCCCCAGCAGGTATCGCCCCATCTGGAGGGGGTGGAGACCGGTGACTACATCCGCATCGAGGGTGTTCCCCAGGCGGTGGACATGGTCATCAGCCCCGAGATCCCCGGCGGCGTCGGCACCACCGCCATGGCCGTCAACATGATCCCCCATGTCCTCGCCGCACCGCCGGGCCTGACCAGCATGCTCGACCTGCCCCTGCCGCGGGCATGGTCTGGCGATAGCGTCCCGGATTTGGGATGA
- a CDS encoding Zn-dependent hydrolase, whose product MMDVERIRKDLETLAGCTATPGEGITRLAFTPEEIKARGYLKGEMEAAGLEVSQDTAGNIFGRRRGRRDDAPPVLFGSHIDSVVHGGAFDGTAGIVAALEAMRHFHTEGIETEHPLEMVVMTEEEGGRFGSGLWGSRAMAGKVTRKEVEENTDAHGVTKARALQEFGIDPARVPEAARKPGSIKAFLELHIEQGPVLEEEGFDAGIVDSIVGIRILNVTVRGRSDHAGTTPMDYRRDPLVGASRVVAAIDGIARNAGHGAVATVGMLTAEPGAFNIIPGEVRFTVDLRCSQEDVIEHINGEIERTLDEVCHHAGLEWSLEHRLTVQPVQVDSQIIRTFQDVAREKGISAHVMPSGAGHDAMVMAAVAPMGMLFVPSRSGKSHCPEEWTDYDKVAKGAELLEGAVRRLAG is encoded by the coding sequence ATGATGGATGTCGAGAGGATACGGAAGGATCTGGAGACCCTGGCGGGGTGCACCGCCACGCCGGGGGAGGGGATCACCAGGCTTGCCTTCACCCCCGAGGAGATCAAGGCCCGGGGCTATCTGAAGGGCGAGATGGAAGCAGCGGGCCTTGAGGTCTCCCAGGACACGGCGGGCAACATCTTCGGCCGGCGGAGGGGAAGGCGGGACGATGCCCCGCCGGTGCTGTTCGGCTCCCACATCGATTCGGTGGTCCACGGCGGGGCCTTCGACGGGACCGCGGGGATCGTCGCCGCCCTGGAGGCGATGCGTCACTTCCATACGGAAGGGATCGAAACGGAACATCCCCTGGAGATGGTGGTGATGACCGAGGAAGAGGGCGGCCGCTTCGGCTCCGGTCTCTGGGGAAGCCGGGCCATGGCGGGGAAGGTGACCCGGAAGGAAGTGGAGGAAAACACCGACGCCCATGGCGTCACCAAGGCCCGGGCGCTGCAGGAATTCGGCATCGATCCCGCCAGGGTTCCCGAGGCGGCCCGGAAGCCGGGGAGCATCAAGGCCTTTCTGGAGCTGCACATCGAGCAGGGGCCGGTGCTGGAAGAGGAGGGTTTCGACGCGGGGATCGTGGATTCCATCGTGGGGATCCGGATCCTCAACGTGACCGTCAGAGGCCGGAGCGACCACGCCGGCACCACGCCCATGGACTACCGCAGGGATCCGCTGGTCGGGGCGAGCAGGGTGGTGGCCGCCATCGACGGGATCGCCCGCAACGCCGGGCACGGCGCCGTGGCCACGGTGGGCATGCTCACCGCAGAGCCCGGGGCCTTCAACATCATCCCCGGCGAGGTGCGCTTCACCGTGGACCTTCGCTGCAGCCAGGAGGACGTGATCGAGCATATCAACGGGGAGATCGAGCGCACCCTGGACGAGGTCTGCCACCATGCCGGTCTGGAGTGGTCCCTGGAACACCGGCTTACCGTCCAGCCGGTGCAGGTGGACTCGCAGATCATCCGCACCTTCCAGGATGTGGCCAGGGAGAAGGGCATCTCCGCCCATGTCATGCCCAGCGGCGCCGGCCACGACGCCATGGTGATGGCCGCCGTCGCCCCCATGGGGATGCTCTTTGTCCCCAGCCGCAGCGGCAAGAGCCACTGCCCCGAGGAGTGGACCGACTACGACAAGGTCGCCAAGGGCGCGGAGCTGCTGGAGGGTGCCGTCCGCCGGCTCGCGGGGTGA
- a CDS encoding ABC transporter ATP-binding protein → MSVVLRDVSRSFGNVKAVEAFSLSAEDGEFLSIVGPSGCGKTTTLRLIAGFITPDSGEIAIGGRSMWGVKVRDRKVGIVFQNYALFPNMTAYDNVAFGLRVRKMAEDEVRQRADEYLALVGLGDRGAFSPRELSGGQQQRVALARALAIDPEVLLLDEPLSALDAKVRNNLRFEIKRIQRESGITTIYVTHDQEEALSISDRVALMEQGRIAQVGSPWEIYSRPQSAFVADFVGVNNLLEAEAVGPGRVRWRGRELQVEDTTVQRGPCLLSIRPERLEPHCGDEGAVNVLKGVVAGQVFLGPLLRLALDVEDQRMIVDLLNAEERRFTPGDPLCVRFDAADGRLVPLSKEDL, encoded by the coding sequence GTGAGCGTGGTGCTGAGGGATGTCTCCCGCTCCTTTGGCAACGTCAAGGCCGTGGAGGCCTTCTCCCTCTCCGCGGAGGACGGTGAATTCCTCTCCATCGTGGGGCCGTCGGGCTGCGGCAAGACCACCACGCTCCGTCTCATCGCCGGTTTCATCACCCCCGACAGCGGCGAGATCGCCATCGGCGGCCGTTCCATGTGGGGTGTGAAGGTCCGCGACCGGAAGGTGGGCATCGTCTTCCAGAACTACGCCCTCTTCCCCAACATGACGGCCTACGACAACGTGGCCTTCGGTCTGCGGGTGCGAAAGATGGCCGAAGACGAGGTCCGGCAGCGTGCCGACGAATATCTTGCACTGGTGGGCCTCGGCGACCGTGGCGCCTTCTCCCCCAGGGAGCTCTCCGGCGGACAGCAGCAGCGGGTGGCCCTGGCCCGGGCGCTGGCCATCGATCCGGAGGTGCTTCTTCTGGACGAGCCGCTCTCCGCCCTGGATGCCAAGGTGCGCAACAACCTCCGTTTCGAGATCAAACGGATCCAGCGGGAGAGCGGCATCACCACCATCTATGTGACCCACGACCAGGAGGAGGCCCTCTCCATCTCCGACCGGGTGGCGCTGATGGAGCAGGGACGCATCGCCCAGGTGGGGAGCCCCTGGGAGATCTACTCACGGCCGCAGAGCGCCTTTGTGGCCGATTTCGTGGGGGTCAACAATCTGCTGGAGGCGGAGGCGGTCGGTCCCGGTCGGGTCCGATGGCGCGGCCGGGAACTCCAGGTGGAGGATACCACGGTGCAGAGGGGGCCCTGTCTGCTCTCCATCAGGCCGGAACGTCTGGAACCCCACTGCGGGGATGAGGGAGCGGTGAATGTGCTCAAGGGTGTGGTGGCCGGCCAGGTCTTTCTGGGTCCGCTGCTGCGCCTGGCGCTGGATGTGGAGGATCAGCGGATGATTGTGGATCTGCTCAATGCCGAAGAGCGGCGTTTCACCCCCGGCGATCCGCTCTGCGTCCGTTTCGACGCCGCCGACGGGAGGCTGGTGCCCCTGTCGAAGGAAGACCTGTAG
- a CDS encoding secondary thiamine-phosphate synthase enzyme YjbQ, whose product METYRKELWMNVPTRRGFVNLTPQVEECLQESGIREGLLLCNAMHITASVFINDNESGLHRDFEGWLERLAPEKPHDQYNHNTFEDNGDAHLKRSVMGREVVVAVTEGKLDFGPWECIFYGEFDGKRNKRVLVKIIGE is encoded by the coding sequence ATGGAAACCTACCGCAAGGAACTGTGGATGAATGTGCCGACCCGCCGGGGCTTCGTGAACCTCACGCCGCAGGTGGAGGAATGCCTGCAGGAGAGCGGCATTCGGGAGGGGCTTTTGCTCTGCAACGCCATGCACATCACCGCCTCGGTCTTCATCAACGACAACGAGAGCGGCCTGCACAGGGACTTCGAAGGCTGGCTGGAGCGGCTGGCGCCGGAGAAGCCCCACGATCAGTACAACCACAACACCTTCGAGGACAACGGCGACGCCCACCTGAAGCGGAGTGTCATGGGCCGCGAGGTGGTTGTCGCCGTCACGGAGGGCAAACTGGACTTCGGGCCCTGGGAGTGTATCTTCTACGGCGAGTTCGACGGCAAACGCAACAAGCGTGTGCTGGTGAAGATCATCGGCGAATGA
- a CDS encoding ABC transporter permease subunit, producing MVRKTALAAGGLLYFAYVVAPIALLAVGSVGERWFGTLLPEGFTWEWYAKVFSQAMYYKAILTSLLVASLAVLVNAAVAIPAVYAVHVLGKRRLHSLMNFLVLLPIAVPPVVMGLGLVQAYNWDFFSLVGTWQLLLGAHAVYTLPFMVRPLMANIEMIGWQRLEEAGLSLGAGPLFMARKVLLPNLLPGLTSGALMTFAMSLGEFQLAVMVTSSASQTYPVVLYQAFYVGTGFACAATMVLVTMSLFTLLGVILLGRLFGTGGTQAVLGGGTS from the coding sequence ATGGTTCGGAAAACCGCACTCGCTGCAGGCGGATTGCTCTATTTCGCCTATGTGGTGGCGCCCATTGCGCTGCTTGCAGTGGGTTCGGTGGGCGAGCGCTGGTTCGGGACGCTTCTTCCCGAGGGCTTCACCTGGGAGTGGTACGCCAAGGTCTTCTCCCAGGCCATGTACTACAAGGCCATCCTGACGAGTCTTCTGGTGGCCTCCCTGGCCGTGCTGGTCAACGCCGCCGTGGCCATCCCCGCTGTCTACGCCGTCCACGTGCTGGGCAAGCGCCGGCTCCATTCCCTGATGAATTTCCTGGTCCTGCTCCCCATCGCCGTGCCGCCGGTGGTGATGGGGCTCGGTCTGGTGCAGGCCTACAACTGGGATTTCTTTTCCCTTGTGGGTACCTGGCAGCTGCTGCTGGGCGCCCACGCCGTCTACACACTGCCTTTCATGGTGCGCCCCTTGATGGCCAACATCGAGATGATCGGCTGGCAGCGTCTGGAGGAGGCGGGGCTTTCGCTCGGTGCGGGGCCGCTCTTCATGGCCCGGAAGGTGCTGCTCCCCAACCTGCTGCCCGGCCTCACCTCGGGGGCGCTGATGACCTTCGCCATGTCGCTGGGCGAGTTCCAGCTGGCCGTGATGGTGACCAGTTCGGCCAGCCAGACCTATCCGGTGGTGCTCTACCAGGCGTTCTACGTGGGGACAGGCTTTGCCTGCGCCGCCACGATGGTGCTGGTGACCATGAGTCTCTTCACGCTGCTCGGCGTGATCCTGTTGGGCCGCCTCTTCGGCACCGGAGGCACACAGGCGGTTCTGGGAGGAGGTACCTCATGA
- a CDS encoding putative DNA binding domain-containing protein, with translation MNIKEIKQLVRGGESDTVEFKQSAGQLQRALKTLCGMLNRQGGQILFGVTPKGDIVGQQIGDRTLRDIAEKLHTIEPPAETEIKRVPVTEEKEVLVLSIPPQPELRPFVCDGRPYQRSTSTTSIMPQSVYQQLLRERMQQEIRWENGISRGYRVADLDDEEILRTVRLGREAGRLPESVGNDISDILPRLGLQVEEGLNNAAVVLFGNRFLPDYPQCHLRMARFRGMDKTNFIDQRQLEGHAFELLNEAMAFLRRSLPVAGRIVPGIFEREDEPLFPLEALREALVNAFCHRDYAIVGGAVSLAIYDDRLEIWSDGTLPFGLVPGDLKREHSSRLRNPMIAKTFYLRGIIEQWGRGTQKIVQLCVKAGHPEPEFGEQAGSVWVRFLPSGYIAPHRVAHDLTPRQRQILQMLSQSPCLAFRHIVECIDDPPPERTLREDLFHLKRLGLIETKGHGRGAVWCVSGESGRSKE, from the coding sequence ATGAATATTAAAGAAATTAAACAGCTTGTTAGAGGTGGAGAATCCGATACCGTAGAGTTTAAGCAATCTGCCGGTCAGTTGCAGAGGGCTCTTAAAACATTGTGTGGAATGCTTAATAGGCAGGGTGGGCAAATCCTTTTTGGGGTGACGCCAAAAGGTGATATTGTCGGTCAACAGATTGGTGATAGGACACTGCGGGATATTGCCGAAAAGCTCCACACGATTGAACCTCCTGCGGAAACTGAAATCAAGCGTGTTCCAGTAACCGAGGAGAAGGAAGTGCTGGTGTTATCGATACCGCCACAGCCTGAATTACGTCCTTTTGTTTGCGATGGCCGACCTTATCAAAGGTCAACCTCAACGACATCAATTATGCCCCAATCTGTATACCAGCAATTGCTGCGTGAGCGAATGCAGCAGGAAATACGGTGGGAAAACGGTATTTCACGGGGGTACCGTGTTGCTGATTTGGATGACGAGGAGATTCTTCGCACGGTCCGATTGGGAAGAGAAGCGGGTCGGCTTCCGGAATCGGTAGGAAACGACATTTCCGATATTTTGCCACGTTTGGGACTGCAGGTAGAGGAAGGATTGAACAATGCAGCAGTGGTTTTATTTGGAAATCGCTTCCTTCCCGACTATCCACAGTGTCACTTGCGTATGGCGCGCTTCCGCGGGATGGACAAAACAAATTTCATTGACCAAAGACAGCTAGAGGGGCATGCTTTTGAACTCTTGAATGAGGCTATGGCCTTTTTGCGACGCAGTTTGCCCGTGGCTGGTCGGATTGTGCCTGGTATCTTCGAGCGTGAAGACGAACCGCTTTTCCCGTTGGAGGCTCTCCGAGAGGCATTGGTGAACGCGTTTTGTCATCGGGACTATGCTATTGTGGGGGGTGCGGTGAGTCTGGCTATCTATGATGATCGGCTTGAAATCTGGAGTGATGGAACCCTGCCATTTGGCTTGGTTCCTGGAGATCTCAAGCGGGAACACTCTTCTCGGTTGCGTAATCCAATGATAGCAAAGACATTCTATCTTCGGGGGATTATAGAACAATGGGGAAGAGGCACCCAAAAGATAGTACAATTGTGTGTCAAAGCAGGTCATCCGGAACCCGAATTTGGTGAGCAAGCTGGTAGTGTCTGGGTACGTTTTCTCCCGAGTGGTTATATTGCCCCGCATCGCGTTGCCCATGATCTGACCCCAAGGCAGCGGCAGATTCTGCAAATGCTTTCCCAGTCACCTTGTCTTGCCTTTCGTCATATTGTTGAGTGTATTGATGATCCTCCCCCGGAACGCACTTTACGTGAGGATCTTTTTCATTTGAAACGATTAGGTTTGATCGAAACAAAAGGCCACGGGCGTGGTGCAGTTTGGTGCGTTAGCGGAGAATCGGGGCGCAGCAAAGAATAA
- a CDS encoding type II toxin-antitoxin system PemK/MazF family toxin: MEQGAIYRVSLDPASGHEQRGTRPVLVVSATAFNRLTGAPVVLPVTQGGGFARRSGFAVRLDHAGTATAGVVRCDQPRALDFTSRGAVFVEYVPPVLLEDVLARLLPIFEFPG; this comes from the coding sequence ATGGAACAGGGGGCGATCTACCGTGTGTCGCTGGATCCCGCGTCCGGGCATGAGCAGCGGGGGACCCGGCCGGTCCTGGTCGTTTCGGCCACCGCCTTCAACAGGCTGACGGGGGCTCCGGTGGTGCTCCCCGTGACGCAAGGCGGCGGCTTCGCCCGGCGGTCGGGGTTCGCCGTTCGGCTGGACCATGCCGGCACCGCGACCGCCGGCGTGGTTCGGTGCGACCAGCCGCGGGCGCTGGACTTCACCTCACGTGGGGCTGTCTTTGTGGAGTATGTGCCGCCGGTTCTCCTGGAGGATGTCCTGGCGCGGTTGCTCCCCATCTTCGAGTTCCCCGGCTGA
- a CDS encoding XdhC/CoxI family protein yields MANQNRELFRSIAQSIGEGGRGVLCTIVDETGSVPRGRGAKMWVHPDGTSEGTIGGGIVEQHVRERGLELLQQGEAAELYSEEISADVASLESGSCGGSVTVFLESIGQEREVVVFGAGFIGQSVARTALMAGFRVTLWDDREDFANQENAPGAAVLACPLTEALERIHFTPATYAVVCTRGHGLDMEVLGALESKTTAYVGMLGSHNKNATIRKALLERGTSQAYLDSVHAPIGLSIGADTPEEIAVSIVAEIIATVRGAAV; encoded by the coding sequence ATGGCCAATCAGAACAGGGAGCTCTTCCGCTCCATCGCCCAGTCCATCGGCGAGGGCGGCCGGGGCGTGCTGTGCACCATTGTGGACGAGACGGGATCGGTCCCGCGGGGACGGGGAGCCAAGATGTGGGTCCACCCCGACGGGACATCGGAGGGCACCATCGGCGGCGGCATCGTGGAGCAGCACGTCCGGGAACGGGGGCTGGAGCTGCTGCAGCAGGGTGAAGCCGCGGAGCTCTACAGCGAGGAGATCTCCGCCGATGTGGCCTCGCTGGAAAGCGGCAGCTGCGGCGGCAGCGTGACGGTCTTTCTGGAGTCCATCGGCCAGGAGCGGGAGGTGGTGGTCTTCGGGGCGGGCTTCATCGGCCAGTCGGTGGCCAGGACTGCGCTGATGGCGGGCTTCCGGGTGACCCTCTGGGACGACCGGGAGGATTTCGCCAACCAGGAGAACGCCCCGGGCGCCGCGGTGCTGGCCTGCCCGCTCACCGAGGCGCTGGAACGGATCCACTTCACGCCGGCCACCTACGCGGTGGTCTGCACCCGGGGACACGGCCTGGACATGGAGGTCCTGGGCGCGCTGGAAAGCAAAACCACGGCCTACGTCGGAATGCTGGGCTCGCACAACAAGAACGCCACCATCCGCAAGGCCCTGCTGGAGCGGGGAACGTCACAGGCATATCTGGACAGTGTCCACGCCCCCATCGGGCTCTCCATCGGCGCGGACACCCCGGAGGAGATCGCCGTTTCTATTGTGGCGGAGATCATCGCCACGGTCCGGGGGGCGGCGGTCTGA
- a CDS encoding extracellular solute-binding protein → MRLSAWKVLVLAVGLVFALTAVAVAFDEELYPGERELWEKAREEGGLNSYDTGPTWANWQGQFDAFTERYGIQINYNDLGSGATVVRLEKESNNPQADTAYYFMPFGALAAEKGLTAPFKPVNFERLPEMIRHPEGKWFSIHKGTVVFVINKRLVSETPTSWEELLDKRFRKSVVYLDPRTTGIGYALTIATTYAHGGDLDDMSPGIDYLAELQQAGNVRLIEKTTPFDKFVKGEIPVWITYDWNGYRAKYIAGLGDAVDLVIPEEGTITAPYAISMVEGAPHPNTAKLWLNFIMTDKGQGIFAKGFVRPSVPGVELPEEVAGKFLPASDYDRAQDVDWIKAQSVQEEAARMWGSKVLGED, encoded by the coding sequence ATGCGATTGAGTGCGTGGAAGGTTCTGGTGCTTGCTGTCGGGCTGGTTTTTGCCCTGACGGCTGTTGCGGTGGCCTTTGACGAGGAGCTCTATCCCGGCGAGCGCGAGCTCTGGGAGAAGGCCAGGGAAGAGGGCGGTCTGAACAGCTACGATACGGGACCCACCTGGGCCAACTGGCAGGGGCAGTTCGACGCCTTCACCGAGCGGTACGGCATCCAGATCAACTACAACGATCTGGGCAGCGGCGCGACGGTGGTCCGTCTGGAGAAGGAGAGCAACAACCCTCAGGCCGACACGGCCTACTACTTCATGCCCTTCGGCGCACTGGCCGCCGAGAAGGGGCTGACGGCGCCCTTCAAGCCGGTGAACTTCGAGAGGCTGCCCGAGATGATCCGCCATCCCGAGGGCAAGTGGTTCTCCATCCACAAGGGCACGGTGGTCTTCGTGATCAACAAGCGCCTGGTCTCCGAGACCCCCACGTCCTGGGAGGAACTCCTCGACAAGCGCTTCAGGAAGTCCGTTGTCTATCTGGATCCCAGAACCACGGGGATCGGCTACGCCCTGACCATCGCCACCACCTACGCCCACGGCGGCGATCTGGACGACATGAGCCCGGGCATCGACTACCTTGCCGAGCTGCAGCAGGCCGGCAACGTGCGGCTTATCGAGAAGACCACGCCCTTTGACAAGTTCGTCAAGGGGGAGATCCCGGTCTGGATCACCTACGACTGGAACGGCTACCGTGCCAAGTACATCGCCGGTCTCGGCGACGCCGTGGACCTGGTGATCCCCGAAGAGGGCACCATCACCGCTCCCTACGCCATCAGCATGGTGGAAGGCGCCCCGCACCCCAATACGGCCAAGCTCTGGCTGAACTTCATCATGACCGACAAGGGGCAGGGGATCTTCGCCAAGGGCTTCGTCCGGCCCTCCGTGCCGGGTGTGGAGCTGCCCGAAGAGGTGGCCGGCAAGTTTCTGCCCGCCTCGGACTATGACCGCGCCCAGGATGTGGACTGGATCAAGGCGCAGT